One Plectropomus leopardus isolate mb chromosome 1, YSFRI_Pleo_2.0, whole genome shotgun sequence DNA segment encodes these proteins:
- the tp53bp1 gene encoding LOW QUALITY PROTEIN: TP53-binding protein 1 (The sequence of the model RefSeq protein was modified relative to this genomic sequence to represent the inferred CDS: deleted 1 base in 1 codon), producing MSPTARSSAKMCDSPLQHADISYSPLQCRHPSLTSVSARQLRPEITSVTLCEHPRSLCCIHGGHYCHPPPPPPPPPPTLPLLGPNGIFRVARASSVGQESACCERTNGRSDVFVPTQSQEAPQQSEKKTTPLPRETQSQQLESAAFTLPLQLSVNTQSSGPAQKASEQTEEDSQATQIEELEEPPGVDTSDSVTSHRRSESNGVPSESQTPSSSKASTSAESPKRASECARKEPSNLESDVHKKTSLNVQNVNVKDGESKAASSAGAVSCSQPKLDVSVNSCVQETPPDTTPCSLPSQSVVSQASAEDAMKTSVDLKEGGTAKSPSAELSSQASGAANSQTEERKQGGVVEEEVMEEEGESTVGGGASGMALLLSQSQMLSPEPMEEDSEDRGEDSVIVVTDSDRDSQLLQKDVTSQSKTSSSQPITGNVSVSTNGHESQEQKEVHATSDRLSQTERAGPEPEGLKDKSLSDSSGEISFHFTLPKEGEPIGPAVGATPPLINQLKQTLRHSTPIEITSFSEKSGVAADVSADGAMAASDIVSGESGDDSTEKGDGKLSLRMKLVTPVEEGSSERFSLQKPTLSEEDGAVVKVTTVAKAVTSSPSVFSRVRQVHRQQEAREDSQAGGNSTPVRGELFASPQRSSQTSSQMFSPGCNSLPNSQSEASPQEVSAAPQETAKDRPGPAAQSEERRGPPPAPETPTPNRTDARQRQTADNAVTSSPSNKLRQRTVSQQTSFDAPGLRSPTESQPFRRTTGPAHRRHVRTIQEVRTTVTRIITDVYYEDGKEVDRKVTEENEEPVVDCQVLDSDISPCRTGSSSVTSGDLADISSLSSKASSLQHSSGGTSSSGFTRPDFIMPPSRGFLSPRRGGGQQQRGHRGQRAGSVVTVKSRAFVPLIPRGRARRGRPPSRSSLSRGGGGGSLHRLGAQPQSSSEDEPYTRIHPARLPVSPTDGELPSHSDSLRSSPEASSVGSSFVGLRVVAKWSSNGYFYSGRIIKDAGEGRFRLRFDDGYECEVAGKDILLCDPIPLETEVTALLEDEYFSIGVVRGHKTEGQDLFYSVERDGQKQWYNRTAVILSLEQGNKLREQHSLGPYEPSTPLAKASDISLDNLVEGKRRRRGGPGAENTPDHSSSSSPRTPGPSGKRKLMSSEDARTPAKRGRRGLGARAAQRVGVCNTSGSGTDLPGQSCDVAETHGPLPQNTTLFMGFAFMLTASSEVDRLTNKHSSDDEDDYVQTGPYNKAYTESQLQAGGGFVLPDFNEEQVSQNSTTVCLHPRCSPFKSLRVLLVFEKPVELWAQLLTMGGGSTVRQFQAEKDSSDIPAGKYDVVVTDRACPPSVEKKKNNQEVLLVTPEWIIQSVIRGERLRFHRRPQYHHDYASS from the exons gACGTGTTTGTGCCGACGCAGAGCCAGGAGGCGCCACAGCAGTCGGAGAAGAAGACGACGCCGTTGCCTCGAGAGACTCAGTCTCAGCAGCTGGAGTCGGCTGCGTTCACGCtgcctctgcagctctctgtgaaCACGCAGAGCAGCGGTCCGGCTCAGAAGGCCTCCGAGCAGACGGAGGAGGACAGCCAGGCCACGCAGAtcgaggagctggaggagccGCCCGGCGTCGACACCAGCGACTCTGTGACTTCACATCGGAGGAGCGAGAGCAACGGCGTCCCCTCAGAGTCACAGACCCCCAGTAGCTCTAAAGCGTCCACCTCTGCTGAATCACCAAAGCGTGCCAGCGAATGTGCCAGGAAGGAGCCGTCCAATCTGGAGTCTGACGTGCACAAAAAGACTTCTCTGAATGTacaaaatgtgaatgtaaaagACGGCGAGAGCAAAGCGGCGAGCTCGGCTGGCGCGGTGTCCTGCTCGCAGCCAAAGCTTGATGTGTCTGTGAACAGCTGTGTGCAGGAGACGCCCCCTGACACCACGCCCTGCAGCCTGCCCTCTCAGTCTGTGGTCTCTCAGGCGTCTGCTGAGGACGCGATGAAGACATCTGTAGACCTGAAGGAAGGAGGAACTGCGAAGAGTCCGTCCGCTGAATTGTCCTCGCAGGCGAGCGGAGCGGCTAACAGTCAAACAGAGGAGCGTAAGCAGGGTGGCGtcgtggaggaggaggtgatggaggaggagggcgagAGCACGGTAGGGGGCGGGGCCTCAGGAAtggctctgctcctctctcagAGCCAGATGCTGTCTCCGGAGCCGATGGAGGAGGACAGTGAGGACAGAGGGGAGGACAGCGTCATCGTGGTCACGGACAGCGACAGAGACTCACAGCTTCTGCAGAAAGATGTGACATCACAGTCaaagaccagcagctcccagccaatcacaggCAACGTCTCTGTCTCCACCAACGGCCACGAGTCCCAGGAGCAGAAGGAGGTGCACGCCACTTCTGATAGGCTCTCCCAGACTGAGAGGGCGGGGCCTGAACCAGAGGGGCTCAAAGACAAGAGCCTGAGCGACAGCTCGGGAG AAATTTCCTTCCACTTCACGCTTCCTAAAGAGGGCGAGCCGATTGGTCCTGCTGTTGGGGCCACGCCCCCTCTAATCAACCAGCTGAAGCAGACGTTGAGACACAGCACGCCCATCG AAATCACATCTTTCTCTGAGAAGTCCGGCGTGGCGGCTGACGTCTCTGCAGACGGGGCGATGGCGGCCAGCGACATCGTGTCAGGGGAAAGCGGGGACGACTCAACGGAAAAGGGAGACGGGAAGCTGAGTTTGAGGATGAAGCTGGTGACCCCGGTGGAGGAGGGCAGCTCGGAGCGTTTCAGCCTGCAGA AGCCGACGCTATCAGAGGAGGACGGAGCTGTTGTCAAGGTTACCACTGTTGCCAAGGCTGTAACCAG CAGCCCGTCGGTGTTCAGCCGTGTGAGGCAGGTGCACAGACAGCAGGAGGCACGAGAGGACAGCCAGGCTGGAGGCAACAGCACACCTGTCAG AGGGGAGCTGTTCGCCTCGCCGCAGAGGAGCTCCCAGACGTCCTCCCAGATGTTTTCGCCGGGATGCAACAGCCTCcccaacagccaatcagaggcttCACCACAGGAAGTGTCAGCAGCACCGCAGGAGACCGCTAAGGATCGCCCCGGCCCCGCCGCGCAGTCCGAGGAGAGACGAGGACCGCCTCCAGCTCCAGAGACGCCCACCCCGAACAGGACAGACGCCAGACAGAGGCAGACCGCCGACAACGCCGTCACTTCCAGTCCGTCCAACAAG ctCCGTCAGCGGACGGTGTCCCAGCAGACCAGCTTCGACGCTCCGGGACTTCGCTCCCCAACAGAGTCTCAGCCCTTCAGAAGAACCACAGGCCCCGCCCACCGCAGGCACGTGCGCACCATCCAGGAAGTGCGGACCACCGTCACACGGATCATCACAGACGTGTACTACGAGGACGGCAAAGAGGTGGATCGCAAAGTCACcgag GAGAACGAGGAGCCCGTGGTGGACTGCCAGGTGTTGGACAGCGACATCTCTCCGTGCCGCACGGGCAGCAGCTCCGTGACCTCCGGTGACCTCGCTGACATCAGCTCTCTGTCGTCCAAAGCCTCCAGCCTGCAGCACAGCTCCGGAGGAACCAGCAGCAGCGGCTTCACCAGGCCGGACTTCATCATGCCGCCCAGCCGAGGGTTCCTCAG tccCAGGAGGGGAGGCGGGCAGCAACAGAGGGGTCACAGGGGTCAAAGGGCGGGGTCAGTGGTCACGGTGAAGTCCCGGGCCTTCGTCCCGCTGATCCCCAGAGGAAGGGCTCGAAGGGGCCGACCCCCGTCCCGCTCATCCCTGTCCAG GGGGGGAGGCGGCGGCTCGCTGCACAGGCTCGGCGCTCAGCCTCAGTCCTCCTCGGAGGACGAGCCCTACACCCGCATCCATCCCGCTCGCCTCCCCGTCAGCCCCACAGACGGCGAGCTCCCCAGTCACTCGGACTCGCTCAGGTCGTCGCCGGAGGCGAGCTCGGTGGGCAGCAGCTTCGTGGGCCTGCGGGTGGTGGCCAAGTGGTCGTCCAACGGCTACTTCTACTCGGGCCGCATCATCAAGGACGCCGGGGAGGGGAGGTTCCGCCTGCGGTTTGACGACGGCTACGAGTGCGAGGTGGCGGGGAAGGACATCCTGCTGTGTGATCCCATCCCGCTGGAGACGGAGGTCACGGCTTTGCTGGAGGACGAGTACTTCAGCATCG gTGTTGTTCGGGGCCATAAAACAGAGGGTCAGGACCTGTTCTACAGCGTGGAGAGGGACGGACAGAAGCAGTGGTACAACAGGACGGCGGTCATCCTGTCTCTGGAGCAGGGGAACAAGCTGAGGGAGCAGCACAGCCTCGGACCTTACGAGCCCTCCACGCCGCTCGCCAAGGCCTCCGACATCAGCCTCG ATAACCTGGTGGAGGGAAAGAGGCGGCGCAGAGGGGGCCCCGGCGCCGAGAACACGCCCGACCACAGCTCCTCCAGCAGCCCCCGCACCCCCGGCCCCTCCGGCAAGAGGAAGCTGATGAGCTCAGAGGACGCCAGGACGCCGGCCAAGAGGGGCCGCAGAGGCCTGGGCGCCAGAGCCG CTCAGCGGGTCGGGGTGTGTAACACCTCCGGCAGCGGCACTGATCTGCCCGGTCAGTCGTGCGACGTGGCGGAGACTCACGGTCCGCTGCCCCAGAACACGACTCTCTTCATGGGCTTCGCCTTCATGCTGACCGCCTCGTCGGAGGTCGACCGTTTGACCAACAAGCACAGCAGCGACGACGAGGACG ATTACGTGCAGACGGGTCCGTACAACAAAGCGTACACGGAGTCTCAGCTGCAGGCGGGCGGAGGATTCGTCCTGCCGGATTTCAACGAGGAGCAGGTGAGCCAAAACTCCacaactgtctgtct GCATCCACGATGTAGCCCGTTCAAGTCTCTGCGGGTCCTCCTGGTGTTCGAGAAGCCGGTGGAGCTCTGGGCTCAGCTGCTCACCATGGGTGGCGGTTCTACGGTCAGACAGTTCCAGGCAGAGAAGGACAGCTCAG ACATTCCTGCTGGCAAGTACGACGTTGTGGTGACGGACCGCGCCTGTCCGCCATcggtggagaaaaagaaaaataat caagaAGTTCTGCTGGTGACTCCTGAGTGGATCATCCAGAGCGTTATCCGCGGGGAGCGCCTGCGTTTCCACAGGAGGCCTCAGTATCACCACGACTACGCCTCCTCATAA